A genome region from Mugil cephalus isolate CIBA_MC_2020 chromosome 13, CIBA_Mcephalus_1.1, whole genome shotgun sequence includes the following:
- the zc3h15 gene encoding zinc finger CCCH domain-containing protein 15 produces MPPKKPAPAAGSKKTQEKKKEKIIEDKTFGLKNKKGAKQQKFIKNVTQQVKYGQQSARQTELDKTGKKIDKKKELEELNELFKPVVAAQKVSKGVDPKSVLCAFFKQGQCTKGDKCKFSHDLSMERKCEKRSVYVDERDEDLEKDTMDNWDEKKLEEVVNKKHGEAEKKKAKTQIVCKYFLDAIENNKYGWFWVCPGGGDTCMYRHALPPGFVLKKDKKKEEKEEEVSLEELIEKERAALGPNVTRITLETFLAWKKRKRQEKVDKAREEMEKKKADFKAGKSLVVSGREVFEFRPELVDDDDAEADDTRYANEDEEDEEEEIGTTEVQDIDLSRFVPQEVDNTGITVASTDRFSLRNKTGASETNEEQLNGACGGAEANGLSGVDGGGEGGGGTDEEEVPVDENLFTGEDLEELDEEFNTLALED; encoded by the exons ATGCCTCCGAAGAAACCCGCCCCGGCCGCGGGAAGTAAAAAAActcaagagaagaaaaaggaaaagattatTGAG gacAAGACGTTTGGCTTGAAGAACAAGAAAGGAGCCAAACAGCAGAAGTTCATCAAAAACGTTACTCAGCAGGTCAAATATGGACAACAAAGTGCCAGACAG ACTGAGTTAGATAAGACTGGTAAGAAGATTGATAAGAAGAAGGAGCTGGAAGAACTCAATGAGCTTTTTAAACCTGTAGTCGCTGCCCAGAAAGTCAGCAAAG GTGTTGATCCAAAGTCGGTGCTGTGTGCGTTCTTCAAGCAGGGCCAGTGTACTAAAGGAGACAAGTGCAAGTTCAGCCATGACTTGTCGATGGAGAGGAAATGTGAGAAGAGAAGCGTCTACGTGGACGAAAGAGATGAAGACCTGGAGAAAG ACACTATGGACAACTGGGatgagaagaagctggaggaggtggtCAACAAAAAACACGGAGAGGCGGAGAAGAAGAAAGCCAAAACTCAAATT GTGTGTAAGTACTTCTTGGATGCCATAGAGAACAATAAGTACGGCTGGTTCTGGGTGTGTCCAGGAGGGGGCGACACTTGCATGTACCGGCATGCCCTGCCACCTGGCTTTGTActgaaaaaagacaagaagaaggaggagaaggaggaagaggtcTCACTGGAGGAGCTGATAGAGAAGGAG CGTGCAGCTCTGGGTCCAAACGTGACTCGGATCACCCTGGAGACTTTCCTGGCttggaagaagaggaaaaggcaGGAGAAG GTGGATAAAGccagggaggagatggagaagaagaaggctgACTTTAAGGCTGGAAAATCGCTAGTG GTGAGCGGCCGAGAGGTGTTCGAGTTCCGCCCTGAGCTGGTTGATGATGACGACGCTGAGGCTGACGATACTCGATACGCCAACgaggatgaagaagatgaggaggaagag ATTGGCACTACAGAGGTCCAGGACATAGACTTATCCCGCTTTGTTCCACAAGAGGTCGACAATACAGGCATTACCGTAGCATCCACAGACCGGTTCAGCTTGAGGAATAAGACGGGGGCATCGGAAACAAAcg aggagcagctgaacgGAGCTTGTGGCGGCGCCGAGGCCAACGGACTTTCAGGAGTGGACGGAGgtggagaagggggaggagggacggATGAAGAGGAGGTGCCTGTGGACGAAAACCTGTTCACGGGAGAAGATCTGGAGGAGCTCGACGAGGAATTTAACACACTGGCGCTGGAAGATTGA